A single region of the Pseudothermotoga sp. genome encodes:
- a CDS encoding acyl-CoA dehydratase activase, whose product MRLAICVGSSSVSAFGDRGVLWLSHNGDPIGAVEKILKDLPENLQLVFTGRKLRKIFRAPNIPESLAVEFAYKSLRYKYGECDGIVSAGGENFVLYQLDRAGEVSSIQVGSKCASGTGEFFLQQLKRMGLDLSVIDSVNSDGFYRLSSRCTVFCKSDCTHALNKGVPKDLVLNGLGKVMADKILQLANNAGVKRILIVGGSTRNKLMLKYLNGRIDYVIPDEATYFESFGAYLWLVENNPEIVKKYHIIPKQIPSAFLRLAPLSKYVSMVEFKTIENGKAELNDECVLGVDVGSTTTKAVLVRLSDKKILAKSYLRTLGDPIGASRKCYKEILSQLNVPVKIIGVGVTGSGRKIVGLHVQTKAVYNEIMAHAKAAAHFDPEVDTIFEIGGQDAKYTYLNEGVPYDYAMNEACSAGTGSFLEEAARESLNIDYRQIADYALKAQNPPNFSDQCAAFINSDVKTAIQEGISAEDICAGLVYSVCMNYLNRVKGNRPIGNKVFVQGGTCYNKAVPLAMAALTGKKVIVPPEPGLMGAYGVALMTIENIEKGILERKHYDIRELADREVKYLKPFTCTGGRIGCDRKCTISVIEVNGKRIPYGGACNLYESFREHKFDVNDLDFVAKREKMVFELKENGHGKRVGISKSFVMNVFFPFFSTLFATLGFEIVLPDEPEESGKDRMGSEFCFPVEQSHGFILSLLKKNIDFIFLPRIRGAKPAGSNVKGVYCPFVQSEADWLKADIKELENVQILSCELDFNDPEEKVFKAIFEMFENLGFRKEEVEIAFEKARKSQKDFENNLKRLGELFIRKVEESDMGIVIFGRAYNAFLGYANLGVPRKIASYGYPVASFDALPFESNQGYENMYWTWGEMMIKAARYVKNHPKLYPVFITNFSCGPDSFILSYFKTIMGEKPALILELDSHTADAGIETRIEAFLDIIKCRKGVKKERTISGSLQVQIDKSGVFVLKDGVKIPWTDPNVKLVFPTMGAFGARCLASAISRFGVKTHVCPPPGEIEFRIGKGNSLSKECLPLHLTLGSLIRYLEERPKDEITLFFMPTTSGPCRFGQYSVYMKLWLEQNGVQNVGLVSLNSENAYGGLGIDFTIRAWLAILISDLYSNLENSLKTLVRDENYIDSLVERHQKMVLESLRKDTIAGFFKTVEKICSELERLNLKEAYERSPKAMMTGEIYVRWDEFSRKRIEDLFAQEGIILHISPIHEWIYYIYYIFIQRLVNKDSTKFQRIKKRMEMRVLRYFERRMKNLFARTGLCDIRMLDITHVVETARPYLSPMLTGEAILTVGSALAEIGEYYDGVLAVGPFACMPTRIAESILKKAIEDKKRKLGKPLPFISIELDGNPFTPSIEARIDAFIAQLKQFKKRSETLAGAVSHR is encoded by the coding sequence ATGCGTCTCGCTATTTGCGTTGGCTCATCGAGCGTTTCAGCTTTTGGAGACAGAGGAGTGTTATGGCTTTCACACAACGGTGATCCAATTGGGGCAGTTGAAAAAATCCTGAAGGATTTGCCAGAGAACCTCCAACTCGTTTTCACAGGTAGAAAGTTGAGAAAAATTTTTAGAGCCCCGAATATCCCCGAATCACTTGCGGTTGAATTCGCTTACAAGAGTTTGAGATATAAGTATGGCGAATGTGATGGAATTGTGAGTGCTGGTGGCGAAAATTTTGTGTTGTACCAACTCGATCGAGCCGGTGAGGTAAGTTCAATTCAAGTGGGAAGTAAGTGCGCATCCGGTACAGGTGAGTTCTTTCTGCAACAGTTGAAAAGAATGGGATTGGATCTTTCAGTTATAGATTCGGTGAATTCAGATGGTTTCTACAGGTTGTCCTCACGTTGCACGGTATTCTGCAAGAGCGATTGTACTCACGCTTTGAACAAAGGTGTTCCGAAAGATTTAGTGCTCAATGGTTTAGGCAAAGTTATGGCTGACAAAATACTTCAACTTGCGAACAATGCGGGTGTGAAAAGAATTCTGATCGTTGGTGGTTCCACGAGGAATAAACTCATGTTGAAATATCTCAATGGTCGTATTGATTACGTCATCCCAGATGAAGCAACTTATTTCGAATCTTTCGGAGCATATCTTTGGCTTGTTGAAAACAATCCAGAAATTGTAAAGAAATACCATATCATTCCAAAACAGATACCCTCAGCCTTCCTCAGATTGGCTCCATTATCGAAATATGTATCCATGGTGGAGTTCAAAACTATCGAGAACGGAAAAGCCGAGTTGAACGATGAATGTGTTCTTGGTGTTGATGTTGGCTCTACGACCACTAAAGCAGTGCTTGTAAGATTGAGTGACAAGAAGATTCTGGCGAAAAGCTATCTCAGAACGCTTGGAGACCCGATTGGTGCTTCAAGAAAATGTTACAAAGAAATTCTGTCTCAACTGAATGTTCCTGTGAAAATAATTGGAGTTGGCGTTACCGGTTCTGGTAGGAAGATCGTTGGTCTTCACGTTCAAACAAAAGCTGTCTACAATGAAATCATGGCTCATGCAAAAGCTGCCGCACATTTCGACCCTGAAGTTGACACGATCTTTGAAATCGGTGGGCAAGATGCCAAGTATACCTACTTGAATGAAGGTGTGCCGTACGATTACGCCATGAACGAGGCCTGTTCTGCTGGAACCGGTTCCTTCCTGGAAGAAGCTGCTCGCGAGTCTTTGAACATAGATTATAGGCAAATTGCAGACTATGCGTTGAAGGCTCAAAACCCCCCGAACTTCAGCGACCAATGTGCGGCCTTTATAAACAGTGACGTAAAAACCGCTATACAAGAAGGCATCTCTGCCGAAGACATATGTGCAGGTTTGGTCTATTCGGTTTGTATGAACTATCTAAATAGAGTGAAAGGCAACAGACCCATTGGGAACAAAGTTTTCGTCCAGGGTGGTACCTGTTACAATAAAGCAGTACCACTTGCGATGGCTGCACTGACTGGAAAGAAAGTGATAGTTCCCCCTGAACCAGGACTCATGGGTGCATATGGTGTAGCACTCATGACGATTGAGAACATCGAAAAAGGTATTTTGGAGAGGAAACATTACGATATACGTGAGCTAGCAGATCGGGAAGTGAAATATTTAAAACCATTCACTTGCACTGGTGGAAGAATTGGCTGCGACAGAAAATGCACCATCAGTGTCATCGAAGTCAACGGAAAGAGGATACCGTACGGTGGAGCGTGTAATCTATATGAATCTTTCAGGGAGCACAAATTCGATGTGAACGATCTTGACTTTGTTGCTAAGAGAGAAAAGATGGTTTTTGAATTGAAAGAAAACGGTCACGGAAAACGTGTTGGCATTAGTAAATCGTTCGTAATGAACGTGTTCTTCCCATTTTTTTCTACATTGTTTGCAACACTCGGATTTGAAATAGTTCTACCTGATGAACCAGAGGAATCTGGAAAAGATAGGATGGGTTCAGAATTCTGTTTCCCTGTTGAACAGTCACACGGTTTTATACTTTCGCTCTTGAAGAAGAACATTGATTTCATCTTTCTTCCGAGGATAAGGGGGGCAAAGCCGGCTGGTTCAAATGTGAAAGGTGTATATTGTCCCTTCGTTCAAAGTGAAGCGGATTGGTTAAAAGCGGACATAAAAGAACTAGAAAATGTTCAGATTCTCTCATGTGAACTTGATTTCAATGATCCAGAGGAAAAGGTATTTAAAGCTATCTTCGAAATGTTCGAAAATCTTGGTTTCAGAAAAGAAGAAGTTGAGATAGCTTTCGAGAAAGCAAGAAAGAGTCAGAAAGATTTTGAAAACAATCTGAAACGGTTGGGAGAGTTGTTCATTCGAAAAGTTGAAGAGAGTGATATGGGTATTGTCATCTTTGGGAGAGCTTATAACGCTTTTCTAGGATATGCAAATCTAGGTGTGCCAAGAAAGATCGCAAGTTACGGTTATCCCGTGGCAAGTTTCGATGCGCTTCCGTTCGAATCGAACCAAGGTTATGAAAACATGTATTGGACGTGGGGAGAAATGATGATCAAAGCCGCTAGATACGTGAAAAATCATCCAAAGCTTTATCCTGTTTTCATAACGAATTTCAGCTGTGGTCCAGATTCTTTTATTCTATCTTATTTCAAGACCATCATGGGTGAAAAACCTGCGCTCATACTCGAGCTTGACAGTCACACCGCAGACGCTGGGATAGAAACACGCATAGAGGCATTTTTAGATATCATCAAGTGTAGAAAAGGTGTTAAAAAAGAACGAACAATTTCAGGATCACTCCAAGTTCAGATAGACAAATCTGGTGTCTTCGTTCTGAAGGACGGTGTGAAGATCCCTTGGACCGATCCAAATGTGAAGTTGGTTTTTCCAACGATGGGGGCTTTTGGAGCTCGTTGTTTGGCTTCTGCTATTTCAAGGTTTGGAGTGAAAACGCATGTTTGTCCTCCCCCAGGAGAAATTGAATTCAGGATTGGTAAAGGTAATTCACTGTCTAAGGAATGTTTACCTCTACACTTGACATTAGGTTCATTGATAAGGTATCTTGAAGAAAGGCCCAAAGATGAGATCACTCTCTTTTTCATGCCAACAACGTCTGGTCCCTGTAGATTTGGACAGTACAGCGTTTATATGAAGCTTTGGTTAGAGCAGAATGGAGTTCAAAACGTCGGGTTGGTCTCATTGAACTCAGAGAACGCTTACGGTGGATTAGGGATAGACTTCACGATTAGAGCCTGGCTCGCTATACTCATTTCCGATTTGTATTCAAATTTGGAGAATTCTTTGAAAACCCTCGTTAGAGATGAAAATTACATTGATTCGTTGGTTGAGAGGCATCAAAAAATGGTCCTTGAGAGCCTGCGCAAGGATACCATAGCTGGTTTCTTTAAAACAGTAGAAAAAATTTGTTCTGAGCTTGAGAGACTCAACTTGAAGGAAGCGTACGAGAGAAGTCCCAAAGCGATGATGACGGGTGAAATATATGTTCGTTGGGATGAGTTCAGTAGAAAGAGGATAGAAGATTTGTTTGCACAAGAAGGTATCATCCTACACATATCACCCATACATGAGTGGATTTACTACATCTACTACATCTTCATACAAAGACTTGTAAACAAGGATTCAACAAAATTTCAAAGGATCAAAAAACGTATGGAAATGCGGGTTTTGAGATATTTCGAGCGAAGAATGAAAAATCTGTTTGCCCGTACAGGTCTCTGTGACATACGCATGCTGGATATCACACATGTGGTTGAAACCGCTCGTCCGTACCTTTCTCCAATGTTGACTGGAGAAGCTATTTTGACTGTTGGTAGTGCTCTAGCTGAGATCGGAGAATACTATGATGGGGTTCTGGCTGTTGGTCCTTTCGCTTGTATGCCTACTAGAATAGCCGAATCGATACTCAAGAAAGCCATAGAAGATAAAAAGCGGAAGCTTGGCAAGCCCTTGCCATTCATTTCTATCGAGCTGGATGGAAACCCATTCACACCGTCCATTGAAGCAAGAATAGATGCATTCATTGCTCAATTAAAGCAATTCAAGAAGAGGAGTGAAACTCTTGCCGGTGCTGTTTCTCACCGGTGA
- the glmM gene encoding phosphoglucosamine mutase (catalyzes the conversion of glucosamine-6-phosphate to glucosamine-1-phosphate) produces MRNLFGTDGVRGIYGEDLTDELAYKLGLALGELYESAQFIIACDTRESSEPIQKAIVKGLLEKGAKVRIAGILPTPAVAMITKLLDCFGIVISASHNPYQYNGIKIFRSGFKLPDSEEEMIESIMENVSGGVQRGFLEIDPQLREIYLRTVLKLFSEINLSGIKIAIDLANGAAITTVPEVLNALGASVVCFSNTPNGRNINENCGSQHPEFLARHIAGFDLGVLHDGDADRCVLLSEKGEEIHGDKIMGVIATRLREENRLRKDTIVATIMSNKGLEDYLQNRGIKLLRVKVGDKYVLEGMLKAGASFGGERSGHIIFLDRSTTGDGLITALEFLRLMVTTNKSSSELGAEVQDYPQILLNVPVQDKSVVEHPLLKMELEKHMKGPFRVVVRPSGTEKLIRVMVEGKEEVRVKQLAEELCALIRDLDRR; encoded by the coding sequence ATGAGAAATCTTTTTGGTACAGACGGGGTGAGGGGTATCTACGGAGAAGATTTAACCGATGAGCTTGCCTACAAGTTAGGTTTAGCACTCGGCGAGCTTTATGAATCCGCACAGTTCATAATTGCTTGCGATACGAGAGAATCATCTGAACCTATTCAAAAAGCTATCGTGAAAGGATTGTTGGAGAAAGGAGCAAAAGTGAGAATTGCTGGCATACTGCCTACTCCAGCAGTAGCAATGATCACAAAGTTGCTGGACTGTTTTGGCATAGTGATATCGGCTTCGCACAATCCTTATCAATACAATGGAATAAAGATATTCAGATCAGGCTTCAAACTTCCAGATAGTGAGGAAGAAATGATCGAATCGATCATGGAGAATGTTTCGGGCGGTGTACAAAGGGGCTTTTTGGAAATCGATCCGCAGTTACGGGAAATTTATCTGAGAACTGTCTTAAAATTGTTCAGCGAAATCAATTTGTCTGGTATTAAGATCGCAATCGATCTTGCCAATGGAGCGGCAATCACAACTGTGCCAGAGGTTCTAAACGCACTAGGTGCGAGTGTGGTTTGTTTTTCTAACACTCCCAACGGTCGGAATATAAATGAAAATTGTGGATCACAGCATCCGGAATTCCTTGCTAGGCATATCGCTGGTTTTGACCTCGGTGTTTTGCATGACGGTGATGCCGATAGATGCGTATTACTCAGTGAAAAGGGTGAAGAAATCCACGGCGACAAGATCATGGGTGTAATTGCAACGAGACTCAGAGAGGAGAATCGTCTGCGGAAGGACACGATCGTGGCAACAATCATGAGTAATAAAGGTTTAGAGGATTATTTACAAAATCGAGGTATAAAGCTTTTAAGGGTGAAAGTAGGGGACAAGTATGTGCTGGAGGGTATGCTGAAGGCAGGTGCGAGCTTCGGTGGAGAGAGGTCTGGTCACATCATCTTTCTGGACAGATCAACTACCGGCGATGGTTTGATAACTGCCCTTGAGTTCCTGAGATTGATGGTTACGACAAACAAAAGTTCGTCTGAGTTGGGAGCAGAAGTTCAGGATTATCCTCAAATTCTACTCAACGTTCCGGTACAGGACAAATCAGTTGTGGAACATCCGCTGCTGAAAATGGAACTGGAGAAACATATGAAAGGACCATTTCGGGTCGTTGTGAGACCATCCGGTACAGAAAAGTTGATTCGCGTGATGGTGGAGGGAAAGGAAGAAGTTCGAGTAAAGCAACTCGCTGAAGAACTGTGTGCTCTCATTCGTGATCTGGACAGGAGGTGA